The Pseudomonas parafulva genome includes a window with the following:
- a CDS encoding GIY-YIG nuclease family protein, with protein MDTAVVVSENVPDQVIKPWYVYLVRAVNGALYCGISDDPRRRFEAHCKGQGARFFKTSPAQALVYVERWPDKGEALRQERLVKRLRKSAKEALVSSYNAEPACGAVSPCDA; from the coding sequence ATGGATACAGCCGTTGTGGTGAGTGAAAACGTGCCGGATCAGGTAATAAAACCTTGGTATGTGTACCTGGTTAGGGCGGTCAATGGCGCGCTTTACTGTGGCATCAGCGATGACCCGCGGCGGCGCTTCGAGGCGCACTGCAAAGGCCAGGGTGCACGCTTTTTCAAGACCAGCCCTGCCCAGGCCCTGGTCTACGTGGAGCGGTGGCCGGACAAAGGCGAAGCCTTGCGCCAGGAAAGGCTGGTCAAGCGCTTGCGCAAGTCGGCGAAAGAGGCACTGGTGTCCTCCTACAACGCCGAACCTGCCTGCGGTGCAGTCAGTCCTTGCGACGCTTGA
- a CDS encoding nuclear transport factor 2 family protein has translation MSDANRELITRFYQAFQRLDAQSMVACYSDDVVFSDPVFGTLRGKDAGDMWRMLTQRAKDFSLRYDNVRADERGGSAQWIATYVFAQTGRGVVNTIQARFEIRDGLIHRHEDNFDLWAWSRQALGAPGLLLGWTPWLQAKVRHQAFKGLRAYQHAQGAATA, from the coding sequence ATGAGCGATGCCAACCGCGAGTTGATCACCCGTTTCTACCAGGCTTTCCAACGGCTTGATGCCCAGTCCATGGTCGCCTGTTACAGCGATGACGTGGTGTTCAGTGATCCGGTCTTCGGCACGCTGCGTGGCAAGGACGCCGGCGACATGTGGCGGATGCTGACTCAGCGCGCCAAGGATTTCTCCCTGCGCTACGACAACGTGCGTGCCGATGAGCGCGGTGGTTCGGCGCAATGGATTGCCACTTACGTCTTCGCCCAGACCGGACGAGGCGTGGTCAACACCATCCAGGCACGTTTTGAAATCCGCGATGGGCTGATACACCGGCATGAAGACAACTTCGACCTGTGGGCCTGGTCCCGCCAGGCCTTGGGTGCGCCAGGGCTGCTGCTGGGCTGGACACCCTGGCTGCAAGCGAAAGTACGCCACCAGGCATTCAAGGGCTTGCGCGCGTACCAGCACGCTCAAGGGGCGGCGACCGCCTGA
- the yejK gene encoding nucleoid-associated protein YejK has protein sequence MPIRHCIVHLIDKKPDGSPAVLHARDAELAASDAIENLLADLNDSYNAKQGKAWGFFHSESGAYPLSGWLKQYLDQEQDFTAFSRLAVEHLQKLMEESNLSTGGHVLFAHYQQGMTEYLAIALLHHSEGVAVNAELDVMPSRHLDLGQLHLAARINLSEWKNNQNSKQYISFIKGKNGKKVSDYFRDFIGCQEGVDGPGETRTLLKAFSDFVESEDLPEASAREKTQTLVDYATTQTKLGEPVTLEELSSLIDEDRPKAFYDHIRNKDYGLSPEIPADKRTLNQFRRFTGRAEGLSISFEAHLLGDKVEYDEAAGTLIIKGLPTTLVDQLKRRKD, from the coding sequence ATGCCAATCCGACATTGCATCGTTCACCTGATCGACAAAAAGCCCGATGGCAGCCCTGCCGTGCTGCACGCCCGTGACGCCGAGCTGGCAGCCTCCGACGCCATCGAGAATCTGCTCGCTGACCTCAATGACAGCTACAACGCCAAGCAGGGCAAGGCCTGGGGGTTCTTTCACAGCGAGTCCGGTGCCTACCCGCTCAGTGGCTGGTTGAAGCAGTACCTGGACCAGGAGCAGGATTTCACCGCCTTCAGCCGGCTGGCCGTGGAGCACCTGCAAAAGCTGATGGAAGAATCCAACCTGTCCACCGGCGGGCACGTGCTCTTTGCGCACTATCAGCAAGGCATGACCGAGTACCTGGCCATCGCACTGCTGCACCACAGCGAAGGCGTTGCCGTGAACGCCGAACTCGATGTCATGCCTTCGCGGCACCTGGACCTGGGTCAGTTGCACCTGGCGGCGCGCATCAACCTTTCGGAATGGAAGAACAACCAGAACTCCAAGCAGTACATCTCGTTCATCAAGGGCAAGAATGGCAAGAAAGTCTCGGATTACTTCCGTGACTTCATCGGGTGTCAGGAAGGTGTGGACGGGCCGGGCGAGACGCGCACGTTGCTCAAGGCGTTCAGTGACTTCGTGGAAAGCGAGGACCTGCCCGAGGCCTCTGCCCGTGAAAAAACCCAGACGCTGGTGGACTACGCCACCACGCAGACCAAGCTGGGCGAGCCTGTGACGCTCGAAGAACTGTCCAGCCTCATCGATGAAGATCGGCCCAAAGCTTTTTACGACCATATCCGCAACAAGGACTACGGGCTGTCACCGGAGATTCCTGCCGATAAGCGCACCCTCAACCAATTCCGGCGCTTCACCGGCCGTGCCGAAGGGCTGTCGATCAGTTTCGAGGCCCATTTGCTGGGTGACAAGGTGGAGTACGACGAAGCGGCTGGCACCTTGATCATCAAGGGTCTGCCCACAACGCTCGTGGATCAGCTCAAGCGTCGCAAGGACTGA
- a CDS encoding CynX/NimT family MFS transporter: protein MPEPRTPKTPAVDPDRDPLLIDAEADDEQVQRQPPIRHKPWLLLLGLVLVALNLRPSLSSMAPVLGQVSDGLGLSAAQAGLLTTLPVLCLGLFAPLAPMLARRLGSERVVLGILATLALGIVLRSVLGTTGLFLGSLVAGASIGIIGVLLPGIVKRDFPQHAGTLTGVYTMALCLGAAVAAGATVPLAHALGDNWAPALGFWMLPAVLAMLVWLPQARNGHGVHKVAYRVRGLWRDPLAWQVTLYMGLQSSLAYIVFGWLPSILIGRGLSPTQAGLVLSGSVIMQLVSSLAAPWLATRGRDQRLAIVVVMLVTLCGLFGCLYAPLSGLWGWAVLLGLGQGGTFALALTLIVLRSRDAHVAANLSSMAQGVGYTLASMGPFAVGLVHDLTGGWNALGWVFAVLGAGAIVFGLGAGRALHVQVTSEKV from the coding sequence ATGCCTGAACCTAGAACGCCCAAAACCCCCGCAGTGGATCCTGACCGCGACCCGTTGCTCATCGACGCCGAGGCGGACGACGAGCAGGTACAGCGCCAGCCGCCGATCAGGCACAAGCCCTGGCTGCTGTTACTCGGCCTGGTACTGGTGGCCTTGAACCTGCGCCCTTCGTTGTCGAGCATGGCGCCGGTGCTGGGGCAGGTTTCCGACGGGCTGGGGCTCAGCGCAGCTCAGGCAGGCCTGCTGACGACATTGCCGGTGCTGTGCCTGGGCTTGTTCGCGCCGCTCGCGCCCATGCTGGCGCGCCGTCTGGGCAGCGAACGGGTGGTGCTGGGCATTCTGGCGACCTTGGCGCTGGGCATCGTACTGCGCAGTGTCCTGGGCACGACAGGTCTGTTTCTGGGCAGCCTGGTGGCCGGTGCCAGTATCGGCATCATCGGTGTACTGCTGCCGGGTATCGTCAAGCGCGACTTTCCACAGCATGCCGGCACGCTGACCGGCGTCTATACCATGGCGCTGTGCCTGGGGGCGGCGGTGGCGGCGGGAGCGACCGTGCCGTTGGCGCACGCTTTGGGCGACAACTGGGCCCCGGCACTGGGGTTCTGGATGCTACCGGCCGTGCTGGCCATGCTGGTATGGCTGCCGCAGGCGCGCAACGGTCATGGCGTGCACAAGGTCGCCTATCGCGTGCGTGGCCTTTGGCGTGATCCGCTGGCATGGCAGGTCACCCTGTACATGGGGCTGCAGTCCTCGCTCGCCTACATTGTCTTCGGCTGGCTGCCCTCGATTCTGATTGGCCGCGGCCTCAGTCCAACCCAGGCGGGCCTGGTGCTGTCGGGGTCGGTGATCATGCAGCTGGTCAGCTCGCTTGCGGCACCTTGGCTGGCCACCCGTGGGCGTGATCAGCGCCTGGCGATCGTGGTGGTCATGCTGGTGACCCTGTGCGGGCTGTTCGGCTGCCTTTACGCGCCCTTGTCGGGGCTGTGGGGCTGGGCAGTGCTGTTGGGCCTGGGCCAGGGCGGCACCTTTGCCCTGGCACTGACCTTGATCGTGCTGCGCTCAAGGGATGCGCATGTGGCGGCAAACCTCTCCAGCATGGCTCAGGGCGTTGGCTACACGCTGGCGTCGATGGGCCCGTTCGCCGTGGGCCTGGTGCATGACCTGACCGGAGGCTGGAATGCTTTGGGCTGGGTGTTCGCCGTGCTTGGTGCAGGGGCCATCGTGTTCGGCCTGGGGGCCGGGCGCGCGTTGCATGTGCAGGTTACCAGCGAGAAGGTCTGA
- the rlmF gene encoding 23S rRNA (adenine(1618)-N(6))-methyltransferase RlmF — MTQNKPTLHPRNRHQGRYDFPSLIKAHPDLARFTLTNPHGKPSIDFANPEAVRVFNRALLKAQYGIQHWDIPANYLCPPIPGRADYIHVAADLLAADNAGQPPKGAQVRVLDIGVGANCIYPLLGHSDYRWRFLGSDIDPIALASARTILQANGLDKVINLRQQSNPAHILSGLLKDDERFDLTLCNPPFHASREEATRGSQRKWKNLGKQDPKRKLPVLNFGGQNNELWCEGGEIRFVTQLIHESAPYASQTLWFTSLVSKASNLPALEAVLKKTGAAAVRVVEMGQGQKQSRMLAWSFHDDAARKAWRAKHISQA; from the coding sequence ATGACTCAAAATAAACCCACCCTGCACCCGCGCAACCGCCACCAGGGCCGCTACGACTTCCCGAGCCTGATCAAGGCCCACCCTGATCTGGCGCGCTTCACCCTCACCAATCCCCATGGCAAACCCAGCATCGATTTCGCCAACCCCGAAGCCGTGCGAGTGTTCAACCGTGCCCTGCTCAAAGCCCAGTACGGGATCCAGCACTGGGACATCCCGGCCAACTACCTGTGCCCGCCGATCCCCGGTCGCGCCGACTACATTCATGTGGCCGCCGACCTGCTGGCTGCCGACAACGCAGGCCAGCCCCCCAAAGGCGCCCAGGTGCGCGTGCTCGACATCGGCGTGGGTGCCAACTGCATCTACCCGCTGCTGGGCCATAGCGATTACCGCTGGCGCTTCCTGGGCTCGGACATCGATCCCATAGCATTGGCGTCGGCCAGGACGATCCTTCAGGCCAATGGCCTGGACAAGGTCATCAACCTGCGCCAGCAGAGCAACCCTGCGCATATCCTCAGCGGCCTGCTCAAGGACGATGAGCGCTTCGATCTGACCCTGTGCAATCCGCCCTTCCATGCCTCACGCGAGGAAGCCACCCGTGGCAGCCAGCGCAAATGGAAGAACTTGGGCAAGCAGGACCCCAAGCGCAAGCTGCCCGTGCTGAACTTCGGAGGCCAGAACAACGAGCTGTGGTGCGAAGGCGGTGAAATCCGCTTCGTCACCCAATTGATCCACGAGAGCGCGCCCTACGCCAGCCAGACACTGTGGTTCACCAGCCTGGTATCGAAGGCCAGTAACCTGCCGGCGCTGGAGGCCGTCTTGAAAAAGACCGGGGCCGCGGCGGTGCGCGTTGTCGAAATGGGCCAAGGGCAGAAACAAAGCCGCATGCTCGCCTGGAGCTTCCATGACGATGCTGCACGCAAGGCATGGCGCGCCAAGCACATTTCACAGGCATGA
- the hisD gene encoding histidinol dehydrogenase → MTVSTAIARLNAADPDFARHLDHLLSWESVSDEAVNQRVLDIIKAVRERGDDALVEFTQRFDGLQADSIQDLILDRQRLELALTRITDTQRAALEKAAQRVRLYHERQKQDSWQYTEADGTVLGQKVTPLDRAGLYVPGGKASYPSSVLMNAIPAKVAGVGEVVMVVPTPRGEVNELVLAAACIAGVDRVFTVGGAQAVAALAYGTASVPKVDKIVGPGNIYVATAKRHVFGQVGIDMIAGPSEILVVCDGQTDPDWIAMDLFSQAEHDEDAQAILVSPDAAFLDRVAASIDKLLPTMERADIIEKSVNGRGALIQVRDMQQAIEVANRIAPEHLELSVANPQAWLPHIRHAGAIFMGRHTSEALGDYCAGPNHVLPTSGTARFSSPLGVYDFQKRSSIIFCSEQGASELGRTASVLARGESLTAHARSAEYRILTTEKGN, encoded by the coding sequence ATGACCGTGTCCACTGCAATTGCCCGTCTCAACGCTGCTGACCCGGACTTCGCCCGACATCTGGATCATCTGCTGAGCTGGGAGAGTGTGTCCGATGAGGCGGTCAACCAGCGCGTGCTCGACATCATCAAGGCTGTGCGCGAGCGCGGCGACGACGCCTTGGTAGAGTTCACCCAGCGCTTCGATGGCCTGCAAGCCGACTCCATCCAGGACTTGATCCTCGATCGTCAGCGGCTTGAGCTTGCACTGACGCGCATCACCGACACCCAGCGTGCGGCCCTTGAAAAAGCCGCCCAGCGCGTGCGCCTTTACCACGAGCGGCAAAAACAGGACTCCTGGCAGTACACCGAAGCCGATGGCACAGTGCTGGGCCAGAAGGTTACCCCGCTGGATCGCGCCGGGTTGTACGTACCTGGCGGCAAGGCGTCCTACCCCTCATCCGTGCTGATGAACGCCATTCCAGCCAAGGTGGCGGGTGTGGGCGAGGTGGTCATGGTGGTGCCCACACCGCGTGGCGAGGTCAACGAACTGGTGCTGGCCGCGGCCTGTATCGCCGGTGTCGATCGGGTGTTCACCGTCGGTGGCGCCCAGGCGGTGGCTGCCCTGGCCTATGGCACTGCCAGCGTACCCAAGGTCGACAAGATCGTCGGACCGGGCAACATCTATGTCGCCACGGCCAAGCGTCATGTGTTCGGGCAGGTCGGGATCGACATGATCGCCGGCCCCTCCGAGATCCTGGTGGTGTGTGACGGCCAGACCGATCCTGACTGGATCGCCATGGACCTGTTCTCCCAGGCCGAGCACGACGAGGACGCCCAGGCCATCCTGGTAAGCCCGGACGCCGCTTTCCTCGACCGCGTCGCGGCGAGCATCGACAAGCTGCTGCCGACCATGGAGCGGGCCGACATCATCGAGAAGTCGGTCAATGGGCGGGGTGCATTGATCCAGGTGCGCGACATGCAGCAGGCCATTGAGGTGGCTAACCGTATCGCGCCTGAGCACCTCGAGTTGTCAGTGGCAAATCCACAGGCGTGGCTGCCGCACATCCGTCATGCCGGCGCCATCTTCATGGGGCGTCACACCAGCGAGGCGCTGGGTGACTACTGCGCGGGCCCGAACCATGTATTGCCCACCTCCGGCACTGCACGCTTCTCGTCGCCGCTGGGGGTCTATGACTTCCAGAAACGTTCATCGATCATCTTCTGTTCGGAGCAGGGCGCGTCCGAACTGGGGCGCACGGCCTCCGTGCTGGCCCGCGGCGAGTCGCTGACCGCTCACGCGCGCAGCGCCGAATACCGCATTCTGACTACCGAGAAGGGGAACTGA
- a CDS encoding valine--tRNA ligase: MDKTYQPHAIETSWYNTWEAENYFAPQGAGESYTIMIPPPNVTGSLHMGHGFNNAIMDALIRFRRMQGRDTLWQPGTDHAGIATQMLVERQLEAKGLNRHDLGREQFLEKIWEWKDQSGGNISRQIRRLGSSVDWSRERFTMDDGLSEAVKEAFVRLHEDGLIYRGKRLVNWDTKLHTAISDLEVESHDEKGHLWNLRYPLADGATTAEGLDYLVVATTRPETLLGDAAVAVNPTDERYQALIGKFVELPLVGRRIPIVADDYCDPEFGTGCVKITPAHDFNDYEVGKRHNLPLLNIFDKNAVVLPAAQAFNLDGSLNDQVDTALPSQYAGLDRFVARKQIVADLQAQGLLVGIDDHALKVPKGDRSGTIIEPWLTDQWYVSTKPLAEPAIAAVEDGRIQFVPKQYENMYFSWMRDIQDWCISRQLWWGHRIPAWYDEAGRVYVGRNEEEVRSKHGLGADVNLRQDDDVLDTWFSSGLWTFSTLGWPEQTEFLKKFHSTDVLVTGFDIIFFWVARMIMLTMHLIKNEDGTPQVPFKTVYVHGLVRDGQGQKMSKSKGNVLDPLDIVDGITLDALLEKRTSGMMQPKLAEKIAKQTKAEFPEGIASYGTDALRFTFCSLASTGRDIKFDMGRVEGYRNFCNKIWNAARYVLDKGEDCGQNGEAYELSLADRWIISQLQRTEAEVTRQLEQFRFDLASQALYEFIWNQYCDWYLELSKPVLWDEQAPVERARGTRRTLVRVLEVALRLAHPFMPFITEEIWQRIAPLAGVEGKTIMLQPWPQANDARIDVAAEGDIEWLKELMVGLRNIRAEMNIGPGKPLPLYLKNASADDQRRLQENEALLKKLAKVESFTVLGDNDEAPLSATALVGDLQVLVPMAGLIDKNAELARLNKEIQRLQGEVARVGGKLSNAAFVDKAPPAVIEKERAKLAESEQALANFTEQHARIAAL; the protein is encoded by the coding sequence ATGGATAAGACCTACCAGCCGCACGCCATCGAAACTTCCTGGTACAACACCTGGGAAGCCGAGAACTATTTCGCCCCACAAGGTGCAGGCGAGTCCTACACCATCATGATCCCGCCGCCAAACGTGACCGGCAGCCTGCACATGGGTCATGGCTTCAACAACGCGATCATGGACGCCCTGATCCGCTTCCGTCGCATGCAGGGTCGCGACACCCTCTGGCAGCCGGGTACCGACCACGCGGGCATCGCCACGCAGATGCTGGTCGAGCGCCAGCTCGAAGCCAAGGGCCTGAACCGTCATGACCTGGGCCGCGAACAGTTCCTGGAAAAAATCTGGGAGTGGAAGGACCAGTCGGGCGGCAACATCAGCCGGCAGATTCGTCGCCTTGGCTCCTCAGTAGACTGGAGCCGCGAGCGCTTCACCATGGACGATGGCCTGTCCGAAGCGGTCAAGGAAGCGTTCGTGCGCCTGCACGAAGACGGCCTGATCTACCGAGGCAAGCGCCTGGTCAACTGGGACACCAAGCTGCACACCGCCATTTCCGACCTGGAAGTGGAAAGCCACGACGAGAAAGGCCACCTGTGGAACCTGCGCTACCCGCTGGCCGACGGTGCCACCACCGCCGAGGGGCTGGATTACCTGGTGGTCGCCACCACGCGTCCGGAAACCCTGCTGGGTGACGCTGCCGTCGCGGTTAACCCCACCGACGAACGCTACCAGGCCCTGATCGGCAAGTTCGTCGAGTTGCCGCTGGTTGGCCGTCGCATCCCCATCGTCGCCGATGACTACTGCGACCCTGAGTTCGGCACCGGTTGCGTCAAGATCACCCCGGCCCACGACTTCAACGACTATGAAGTCGGCAAGCGTCACAACCTGCCGCTGCTGAACATTTTCGACAAGAATGCCGTGGTGCTGCCGGCGGCCCAGGCGTTCAACCTCGATGGTTCGCTCAATGACCAGGTAGACACCGCCCTGCCGTCCCAGTATGCCGGCCTTGATCGCTTCGTTGCACGCAAGCAGATCGTTGCCGACCTGCAAGCCCAGGGCCTGCTGGTCGGCATCGACGACCATGCCTTGAAAGTGCCCAAGGGTGACCGCTCGGGCACCATCATCGAACCGTGGCTGACCGACCAGTGGTACGTTTCCACCAAGCCACTGGCCGAGCCTGCCATTGCTGCGGTCGAAGATGGTCGTATCCAGTTCGTGCCCAAGCAGTACGAGAACATGTACTTCTCCTGGATGCGCGACATCCAGGACTGGTGCATCAGCCGTCAGCTGTGGTGGGGCCATCGTATCCCGGCCTGGTACGACGAGGCGGGCCGGGTCTACGTCGGGCGCAACGAAGAGGAAGTGCGCAGCAAGCACGGCCTCGGCGCGGACGTGAACCTGCGCCAGGATGACGACGTACTCGATACTTGGTTCAGCTCGGGCCTGTGGACCTTCTCGACCCTGGGCTGGCCGGAGCAAACCGAGTTCCTCAAGAAATTCCACTCCACCGATGTACTGGTGACCGGGTTCGACATCATCTTCTTCTGGGTTGCGCGCATGATCATGTTGACCATGCACCTGATCAAGAACGAGGACGGCACGCCCCAGGTTCCGTTCAAGACCGTGTACGTGCACGGCCTGGTGCGTGACGGCCAGGGCCAGAAGATGTCCAAGTCCAAGGGCAACGTGCTGGACCCGCTGGACATCGTCGACGGCATCACCCTCGATGCCCTGCTGGAAAAACGCACCAGCGGCATGATGCAGCCCAAGCTGGCCGAGAAGATCGCCAAGCAGACCAAGGCCGAGTTCCCCGAGGGCATTGCCAGCTACGGCACCGACGCCCTGCGCTTCACGTTCTGCTCCTTGGCCTCGACCGGTCGCGACATCAAGTTCGACATGGGCCGCGTCGAAGGCTACCGCAACTTCTGCAACAAGATCTGGAACGCTGCCCGCTACGTGCTGGACAAGGGTGAGGACTGCGGCCAGAACGGCGAAGCCTACGAGCTGTCGCTGGCCGACCGCTGGATCATCTCGCAGCTGCAGCGCACCGAAGCCGAAGTGACCCGTCAGCTTGAGCAGTTCCGCTTCGACCTGGCCAGCCAGGCGCTGTACGAATTCATCTGGAACCAGTACTGCGACTGGTACCTGGAGCTTTCCAAGCCGGTGTTGTGGGACGAGCAGGCCCCTGTGGAGCGCGCCCGTGGCACGCGCCGTACCTTGGTTCGCGTGCTGGAAGTGGCATTGCGCCTGGCCCACCCGTTCATGCCGTTCATCACCGAAGAGATCTGGCAGCGCATCGCGCCCCTGGCCGGCGTCGAAGGCAAGACCATCATGCTGCAGCCCTGGCCCCAGGCCAATGATGCACGCATCGACGTGGCTGCCGAAGGCGACATCGAGTGGCTCAAGGAGCTGATGGTCGGCTTGCGCAACATTCGCGCCGAAATGAACATCGGCCCCGGCAAGCCCCTGCCGCTGTACCTGAAGAACGCCAGCGCCGACGACCAGCGTCGCCTGCAGGAAAACGAAGCCTTGCTCAAGAAATTGGCCAAGGTCGAATCGTTCACCGTGCTGGGCGACAACGACGAGGCGCCATTGTCCGCCACGGCGTTGGTGGGCGACCTGCAGGTGCTGGTACCGATGGCCGGGCTGATCGACAAAAATGCCGAACTGGCCCGCCTGAACAAGGAAATCCAGCGCCTGCAAGGCGAAGTGGCGCGCGTGGGCGGCAAGCTGTCCAACGCCGCGTTCGTCGACAAGGCACCGCCTGCCGTCATCGAGAAGGAACGCGCCAAGCTGGCCGAGTCCGAGCAGGCGTTGGCGAACTTCACCGAGCAGCATGCGCGGATTGCAGCGCTGTAA
- a CDS encoding DNA polymerase III subunit chi, whose amino-acid sequence MSKVDFYILPTDSLEARLDFACKLCDKAWRLGHRVYLHCQDDDQRAALDKRLWAFRGEAFVPHDLAEDHADARVALGVGDHAQGHQDLLINLGANVPGFVSQFERVAEIVVEEAAIRQSARERFRFYREQGYALQDHRLQRF is encoded by the coding sequence ATGAGCAAAGTCGACTTCTATATACTGCCCACCGATTCGCTGGAGGCGCGCCTGGATTTCGCCTGCAAGCTGTGCGACAAAGCCTGGCGGCTGGGCCATCGCGTCTACCTGCATTGCCAGGATGACGATCAGCGTGCCGCCTTGGACAAGCGTTTGTGGGCATTCAGGGGCGAAGCCTTCGTGCCCCATGACCTGGCCGAAGACCACGCCGATGCGCGCGTGGCGCTTGGTGTCGGGGATCATGCACAGGGGCACCAGGACTTGTTGATCAACCTGGGCGCCAATGTTCCCGGTTTTGTCAGCCAGTTCGAGCGGGTTGCCGAGATCGTGGTTGAAGAGGCCGCCATCCGCCAATCGGCGCGTGAGCGATTCCGTTTCTACCGTGAACAAGGCTATGCTCTGCAAGACCACCGCTTACAGCGATTTTGA
- a CDS encoding DNA polymerase III subunit chi: MDKHAPLPGSTHLLDDLESIRQLLGDADLQPPLLTDTVEQAPSPVDSAAAPAVSDNPLDDPQARRQDTLLHLESELRAAAQMIMQDVINDFTPHIENEIKRRLDARIERLIKRSE, translated from the coding sequence ATGGACAAGCACGCTCCCCTGCCCGGCTCCACCCACCTGCTCGACGACCTCGAGTCGATTCGCCAACTGCTTGGCGATGCCGACCTGCAACCGCCTTTGCTCACCGACACGGTGGAACAGGCGCCCTCGCCCGTTGACAGCGCTGCCGCCCCGGCTGTCAGCGACAACCCCCTTGATGACCCGCAAGCACGTCGCCAGGACACCCTGCTGCACCTTGAAAGCGAACTGCGCGCTGCAGCGCAGATGATCATGCAGGATGTGATCAACGACTTTACCCCGCACATCGAAAACGAGATCAAGCGTCGCCTCGATGCGCGCATCGAGCGGTTGATCAAACGTTCGGAGTGA
- the hisC gene encoding histidinol-phosphate transaminase: protein MSRFWSPFVKALVPYVPGEQPKLARLVKLNTNENPYGPSPKALEAMRGEINDSLRLYPDPNGDHLKQAVADYYGITAAQVFVGNGSDEVLAHIFHGLFQHDAPLLFPDISYSFYPVYCGLYGIAYEQVPLDEQFQIRVEDYSKPNAGIIFPNPNAPTGCLMPLQAIEQLLQQNPDSVVVVDEAYIDFGGQTAISLVGRYDNLLVTQTLSKSRSLAGLRVGLAVGHPDLIEALERIKNSFNSYPLDRAAIVGAAAAFADRAYFQQTCQKVIDSRESLVGELQARGFEVLPSAANFVFARHPQHDAAALAARLREQGVIVRHFKQARIDQFLRITIGTPEMNQALLDALV, encoded by the coding sequence ATGAGTCGATTCTGGAGCCCTTTCGTCAAGGCGCTGGTGCCCTATGTCCCTGGTGAGCAACCCAAGCTTGCCCGCCTGGTCAAGCTGAACACCAACGAGAACCCCTATGGCCCGTCGCCCAAGGCGCTCGAAGCCATGCGCGGTGAAATCAACGACAGCCTGCGCCTTTACCCTGATCCCAATGGCGATCACCTGAAGCAGGCGGTAGCGGACTACTACGGCATCACCGCTGCCCAGGTGTTTGTCGGCAACGGCTCGGACGAGGTGCTGGCGCACATCTTCCATGGCCTGTTCCAGCACGATGCACCTCTGCTGTTCCCAGACATCAGCTACAGCTTCTATCCAGTGTATTGCGGGCTGTACGGTATTGCCTACGAGCAGGTGCCTCTGGACGAGCAGTTCCAGATTCGCGTCGAGGATTACAGCAAGCCCAATGCCGGCATCATTTTCCCCAATCCCAATGCGCCGACTGGCTGCCTGATGCCGTTGCAGGCCATCGAGCAGCTGTTGCAGCAGAACCCGGATTCGGTGGTGGTCGTCGATGAGGCCTATATCGATTTCGGCGGTCAGACGGCGATCAGCCTGGTAGGCCGTTACGACAATTTGCTGGTCACCCAGACCCTGTCGAAATCGCGCTCCCTGGCCGGCCTGCGGGTGGGCCTGGCGGTAGGTCATCCGGACCTGATCGAGGCGCTGGAGCGGATCAAGAACAGTTTCAACTCCTACCCGCTGGACCGCGCCGCCATCGTCGGTGCGGCAGCGGCATTCGCCGATCGCGCTTATTTCCAGCAGACCTGCCAGAAAGTGATCGACAGTCGCGAATCGCTGGTGGGCGAGTTGCAAGCGCGTGGCTTCGAGGTGCTGCCATCGGCAGCCAACTTCGTCTTCGCCCGCCATCCCCAACACGATGCCGCCGCCCTCGCAGCCCGGCTACGCGAGCAAGGGGTGATCGTGCGTCACTTCAAGCAGGCGCGGATCGATCAGTTCCTGCGCATCACCATTGGCACTCCTGAAATGAATCAGGCGTTGCTCGACGCCCTGGTCTGA
- a CDS encoding HU family DNA-binding protein — protein MALTKDQLIADIAESIAAPKATAKNALEQLGQIVADQLENGAEITLPGIGKLKVSERPARTGRNPSTGAAIEIAAKKVVKFVPAKVLTDAINK, from the coding sequence ATGGCATTGACCAAAGACCAACTGATTGCCGACATCGCCGAATCGATCGCAGCGCCTAAAGCCACCGCCAAGAACGCTCTGGAGCAACTGGGCCAGATCGTTGCCGACCAACTGGAAAACGGCGCTGAAATCACCCTGCCAGGCATCGGCAAGCTGAAAGTCTCCGAGCGTCCTGCCCGTACCGGCCGCAATCCTTCGACTGGCGCCGCCATCGAAATCGCTGCCAAGAAAGTCGTCAAGTTCGTACCGGCCAAAGTGCTGACCGACGCCATCAACAAGTAA